In one Silene latifolia isolate original U9 population chromosome 10, ASM4854445v1, whole genome shotgun sequence genomic region, the following are encoded:
- the LOC141608675 gene encoding receptor-like protein EIX2, which yields MKPFLYLILIVLSWLVLSPCICHADDLGRNHSNHIQCIDTERNALLQFKHGITTDYCGLLTSWELHTDCCRWRGVVCSNLTNHVFKLELVPSDSVSCLEGKMSPSLGELKHLEHLNLSNNIFYGEIPHQFGNLSKLTTLDLSYACINYDVQVQSWSWISRLTLLRYLDLSGANFSEVRNWIPIVNNLHSLRVLRMDGCNLPTRIPLSLSYVNSSTTLHTISLSSNYFYNSSILQWLFNLPRITTQLVHLDLSYNDFEVRIPSEFENFHNLSYLELSGNSFQGSVSKIIDDIGSLSSLRELYLSDNQLKGQLSLGVGQLTMLEILDVSSNSLEGTLTHTFFLSLVRLRELFLQDNPGLVISIEEDQIPPFKLDVIQLRSCKLGPRFPKWLLLQTNFSYFDVSNTGISDSIHISFWNTLPTNLMYLNMSNNQLYGMLPNLPQKHKPFFSYPYPLIDLSSNLFEGVVPSSFASAAYLFLNDNRFSNCSNLLCPKTESRLIDLDLSNNLFFGELPDCWMNFYQLSSLHLENNKFSGSMPKSISTLSGLDYLYLYNNSFSGPFPIAFESLTFLKFLNLGFNSFSGNIPSWIGNSFQSLGALILRKNHFIEEIPESICQLNNLQILDLAINNLSGVLPYCIGNFTLLKRTKDLKLGSHLDEPRSSETVTVSWKRKEQRFKETIIYVKYIDLSSNEFSGEIPNGISSLTALGALDLSKNNLSGYIPLEIGNMTDFRVS from the exons ATGAAACCATTCCTATACCTTATACTCATTGTACTTTCATGGCTTGTACTTTCCCCTTGTATATGTCACGCTGATGACCTCGGTCGTAACCATAGTAATCACATCCAATGTATCGACACTGAGAGGAATGCCCTCCTCCAATTCAAACATGGCATCACAACCGATTATTGTGGGCTGCTCACTTCTTGGGAATTGCATACTGACTGTTGCCGATGGCGTGGGGTCGTCTGTAGTAACTTGACCAATCATGTCTTCAAGCTCGAATTAGTACCTTCTGATTCCGTTTCCTGTCTTGAAGGTAAAATGAGTCCTTCCCTAGGTGAGTTAAAGCATTTGGAACATCTTAACCTAAGCAATAATATCTTTTATGGAGAAATACCTCATCAGTTCGGTAATCTCTCTAAGTTAACAACTTTGGATCTATCTTATGCTTGTATTAATTATGATGTTCAAGTGCAAAGTTGGTCGTGGATTTCTCGTCTAACTTTGTTGAGATATCTTGATTTGAGTGGTGCTAATTTCAGTGAAGTCAGGAATTGGATTCCAATTGTTAATAATTTACATTCATTGCGTGTTCTTCGTATGGATGGATGTAACCTTCCAACAAGAATTCCATTATCACTATCATATGTTAATTCCTCAACCACTCTCCATACAATCAGCCTTTCTAGTAATTATTTCTATAACAGTTCAATACTCCAGTGGTTGTTCAACTTGCCTAGAATCACTACCCAACTTGTACATCTTGACCTTTCCTATAATGATTTTGAAGTTCGCATCCCAAGCGAATTTGAGAATTTTCATAACCTGTCATATCTCGAACTTTCTGGAAATTCGTTTCAGGGGAGTGTTTCCAAAATCATTG ATGATATCGGCTCATTATCATCTTTGAGGGAACTATACCTTAGCGATAACCAGCTTAAAGGTCAGCTTAGTTTAGGTGTTGGACAACTTACCATGCTTGAGATATTGGATGTGTCTTCCAATTCTTTAGAAGGTACTCTTACTCATACTTTTTTCTTAAGCCTCGTACGTTTACGTGAACTTTTCTTGCAAGATAATCCGGGATTGGTGATAAGCATTGAGGAGGATCAGATTCCTCCATTTAAGCTAGATGTAATCCAACTGCGATCCTGCAAGTTAGGCCCACGATTTCCAAAGTGGCTTCTACTGCAAACAAATTTCTCGTACTTTGATGTTTCAAATACGGGCATTTCTGACAGCATTCATATTTCCTTTTGGAACACATTGCCCACCAATCTTATGTACTTGAATATGTCTAATAATCAGCTTTACGGAATGCTCCCAAATCTGCCACAAAAGCATAAACCTTTCTTTTCATATCCTTATCCACTAATAGACTTGAGTTCAAATCTGTTTGAAGGTGTTGTACCATCAAGTTTTGCAAGCGCAGCCTATTTATTCCTTAATGATAATAGGTTTTCTAACTGCTCTAATCTCTTATGTCCCAAAACTGAAAGTAGGTTAATAGATCTTGACTTATCCAATAACTTGTTTTTCGGAGAGCTTCCAGATTGTTGGATGAATTTTTATCAATTAAGCAGCCTACACTTGGAAAATAATAAATTTTCCGGAAGTATGCCAAAATCCatcagtaccctgtcaggactaGATTACTTGTACCTGTATAACAATAGCTTTTCAGGGCCATTCCCGATCGCATTtgagagtttgacattcttgaaATTCCTAAATCTAGGATTCAATTCATTTAGTGGGAACATACCATCATGGATCGGTAATTCTTTTCAAAGCCTAGGAGCTCTTATCCTCCGGAAAAACCATTTTATTGAAGAGATACCTGAAAGTATATGTCAACTCAACAATCTCCAAATATTAGACCTCGCAATTAATAACCTCTCAGGGGTACTCCCCTATTGCATTGGTAATTTTACATTGTTGAAAAGGACAAAAGACCTCAAGTTGGGTTCTCATCTTGATGAACCTAGAAGTAGTGAAACTGTAACTGTTTCATGGAAAAGGAAGGAGCAGAGATTCAAAGAAACGATTATATATGTTAAATATATCGATCTTTCAAGTAACGAGTTCAGCGGGGAAATTCCAAATGGAATATCGAGTCTTACTGCACTAGGTGCCCTGGACTTATCAAAAAACAACTTGAGTGGTTACATTCCACTAGAAATCGGAAACATGACAGACTTTAGAGTTTCTTGA
- the LOC141608677 gene encoding receptor-like protein EIX1, protein MKPFYELALILLSWLLLSLCTCHPTLGRNITNNIQCINSERDALLQFKHGVTADYCGLLTSWEPNTDCCRWTGVVCSNLTNHVFKLELVPSDSVSCLEGKVSPSLGELKHLEHLNFSGNNFYGEIPHQLGNLSILTTLDLSYAYDGVPLQSLSWISRLTLLRYLDLSGANLRAVTNWITIVNSLPALRVLSMDSCQLSTETPSSISYVNSSATLHTISLSYNYFNDSSIFQWLFNWPKITTQLVHLDLSGTVFQAPIPIPIELGNLHSLSYLSLSHNAFQGSVGTLCNLEHLDLGNNNFTDELSNVIHSLVNCNNKALLTLDLSLNGFRGRVPDGIGSFSWLRELHLSNNQLTGEISPGLRQLTKLEILDVASNSLEGTLTRNHFSSLVNLRQLSLFDNLGLVISIEEDWIPPFQLEVISLRSCKLGPRFPKWLQVQTYFSYFDVSNTGVSDSIFVSFWNSLSPNLQYLNMSNNQFYGILPSLPNIPNALIIDLSSNLFEGV, encoded by the coding sequence ATGAAACCATTCTATGAGCTTGCCCTCATTCTACTTTCATGGCTTTTACTGTCCCTTTGTACATGTCACCCTACCCTCGGTCGTAATATTACAAATAACATCCAATGTATTAACAGTGAGAGGGATGCCCTCCTCCAATTCAAGCATGGAGTCACAGCCGATTATTGTGGACTGCTCACTTCCTGGGAACCCAATACCGACTGCTGCCGATGGACTGGGGTCGTCTGTAGTAACTTGACCAATCATGTCTTCAAGCTCGAATTAGTACCTTCTGATTCCGTTTCATGTCTTGAAGGTAAAGTGAGTCCTTCCCTCGGTGAGTTAAAGCATTTGGAACATCTGAATTTTAGCGGTAATAACTTTTATGGAGAAATACCTCATCAGTTGGGTAATTTGTCTATATTAACAACTTTGGATCTATCTTATGCTTATGATGGTGTTCCGTTACAAAGTTTGTCGTGGATTTCTCGTCTAACTTTGTTGAGATATCTTGATTTGAGTGGTGCGAATCTTAGAGCAGTCACGAATTGGATAACAATTGTTAACAGTTTACCTGCATTGCGTGTTCTTTCTATGGATAGTTGTCAACTTTCTACGGAAACTCCTTCGTCAATTTCATATGTTAATTCCTCAGCCACTCTCCATACAATCAGCCTTTCTTATAATTATTTCAACGACAGTTCAATATTCCAGTGGTTATTCAACTGGCCTAAAATCACTACCCAACTTGTACATCTTGATCTTTCCGGGACTGTATTTCAAGCTCCTATCCCAATCCCAATAGAACTTGGGAATTTAcactccctttcgtatctctcaCTTTCTCATAATGCATTTCAGGGGAGTGTTGGCACATTATGCAACTTGGAACACCTCGACTTGGGGAATAATAACTTTACTGATGAGCTAAGTAATGTTATTCATTCTTTAGTTAATTGTAATAACAAAGCCCTCTTAACACTAGATTTGAGTTTGAATGGTTTTAGGGGTAGAGTTCCTGATGGTATCGGCTCATTTTCCTGGTTGAGGGAATTACACCTTAGCAATAACCAGCTTACTGGAGAGATTAGTCCTGGCCTAAGACAACTTACCAAGCTTGAGATATTGGATGTTGCTTCAAATTCTTTAGAAGGTACTCTTACTCGTAATCATTTCTCAAGCCTTGTAAATTTACGCCAATTAAGCTTGTTTGATAACCTGGGATTGGTGATAAGTATTGAGGAAGATTGGATTCCTCCATTTCAACTAGAGGTAATCAGTTTAAGATCCTGCAAGTTAGGCCCTCGATTTCCAAAGTGGCTTCAGGTTCAAACATATTTCTCATACTTTGATGTTTCAAATACAGGCGTTTCAGATAGCATTTTTGTTTCCTTCTGGAACTCATTGTCCCCCAATCTTCAATACTTGAACATGTCTAATAATCAGTTTTACGGAATCCTCCCAAGCCTGCCAAATATACCAAATGCTTTAATAATAGACTTGAGTTCAAATCTCTTTGAAGGTGTATAG
- the LOC141608678 gene encoding receptor-like protein EIX2, which translates to MLDLSSNLFSGELPDCWMKFKQLGSLHLENNKFSGRIPKSFGTLLDLRFLHLHNNSFSGPFPAAFKSLASLVFLNLGYNIFTGYIPLWIGYTSQSLGTVILRKNHFIGKIPKSICQLDNLRILDLAINHISGVIPNCIGTFMAMKEIKDLGEDFELDTQSFSSSYSGTVETRTESVIVSWKRKEQRFKKTIRFVKYIDLSSNELSGKIPNGISCLTALGGLDLSKNNLSGYIPLEIGNLTALELLDLSNNHLTGNIPTSLAKLTTLDVMNVSNNILSGEIPISTQLQSFDASLYAGNPGLCGAPLQSCSKDRATSNVPKGDNTSVQNKDDDFVFFLGLYISVVLGFIVGFWGVCGTLVIKASWRHAYFQLLDNIKDKIM; encoded by the coding sequence ATGCTTGACTTGTCAAGTAACTTATTTTCTGGAGAGCTTCCAGATTGTTGGATGAAATTTAAGCAATTAGGAAGCCTACACTTAGAAAATAATAAATTTTCGGGACGAATTCCAAAATCCTTTGGTACCTTGTTGGATCTTCGATTCTTACACCTACATAACAATAGCTTTTCTGGACCATTCCCGGCTGCGTTTAAGAGTTTGGCATCCTTGGTTTTCCTAAATCTGGGATACAATATATTTACTGGATACATACCTTTGTGGATAGGTTATACTTCTCAAAGTCTTGGTACAGTTATCCTTCGAAAAAACCATTTTATTGGAAAGATACCGAAAAGTATTTGTCAACTCGACAATCTCAGAATATTGGATCTCGCAATTAATCACATCTCAGGTGTAATTCCCAATTGCATAGGTACTTTTATGGCGATGAAGGAGATAAAAGATCTAGGGGAGGATTTTGAACTTGATACACAATCTTTCAGTTCTAGTTATAGTGGAACTGTTGAAACTAGAACTGAAAGTGTGATTGTTTCATGGAAAAGGAAGGAGCAGAGATTTAAAAAAACAATTAGATTTGTTAAATATATCGATCTTTCAAGTAACGAGTTGAGCGGAAAAATTCCAAATGGAATATCATGTCTTACTGCACTAGGAGGCCTTGACTTGTCAAAAAATAACTTGAGTGGTTACATTCCATTAGAAATCGGAAATCTAACAGCTTTAGAGCTTCTTGATCTGTCAAACAACCATCTTACTGGAAACATTCCAACAAGCCTAGCCAAATTAACTACTCTCGATGTCATGAATGTGTCGAACAACATCCTGTCCGGAGAAATTCCAATTAGCACTCAGTTGCAGAGTTTTGATGCGTCATTGTATGCGGGAAACCCGGGACTTTGTGGTGCACCACTCCAAAGTTGTTCGAAAGATAGAGCAACCTCTAATGTACCCAAAGGAGATAATACTAGTGTACAAAATAAGGATGATGACTTTGTCTTTTTCCTCGGATTGTACATAAGTGTGGTGCTTGGGTTTATTGTCGGGTTTTGGGGAGTTTGTGGCACTTTAGTTATCAAAGCATCGTGGAGGCATGCCTATTTCCAACTCCTTGACAACATCAAAGACAAGATCATGTGA
- the LOC141608679 gene encoding receptor-like protein 14: MLIYLDLSDMDLSQVMNWMTIVSNLPSLCVLRMDSCQLLPMEFPSSISYLNSSAALHTISLSYNYFSDSSIFEWLSNLARISTQLEYLDLSWNAFEIPIPSDFANFHTLSYLSHSNNEFQGSVHKTISKFCNLRQLYLDNNHFIDELADVIQSIVNCENKALLTLDLSHNNFSGTIPDSINSFSSLKELHLNDNKLKGEISQGIGELTMLETLDLSSNYLEGTLTSTFFSNLSRLRELGLSDKSRVVIKIDENWIPPFQLDFIDLISCSLGPHFPKWLKLQTNVSYFDISNNGISDSIPFSFWSSLSSNCYYLNMSYNQFYGVLSNPLDRFPRLTIMDLSSNLFESAVPSVYAGITYLYL, translated from the coding sequence ATGTTGATATATCTTGATTTGAGTGACATGGATCTTAGTCAAGTCATGAATTGGATGACAATTGTTAGCAATTTACCTTCACTGTGTGTTCTTCGAATGGAttcttgtcaacttcttcctatGGAATTTCCATCATCCATTTCATATTTGAATTCCTCGGCCGCTCTCCATACAATAAGCCTTTCTTATAATTATTTTAGTGACAGTTCAATATTCGAATGGTTGTCCAATTTGGCTAGAATCTCTACTCAACTTGAATATCTTGATCTTTCCTGGAATGCATTTGAAATTCCCATCCCAAGCGATTTTGCGAACTTCCACACCCTTTCATATCTATCCCATTCTAACAATGAATTTCAGGGGAGCGTTCATAAAACTATAAGTAAGTTCTGCAACTTGCGACAACTCTACTTAGATAATAATCACTTCATCGATGAGCTAGCAGATGTCATCCAATCTATAGTTAATTGTGAAAACAAGGCACTATTAACACTAGATTTAAGTCATAATAATTTCTCGGGTACAATTCCTGATAGTATCAACTCCTTTTCGTCCTTGAAGGAATTACACCTTAATGATAACAAGCTTAAGGGCGAGATTAGTCAAGGTATAGGAGAACTTACTATGCTTGAGACACTGGATCTTTCTTCCAACTATTTGGAAGGTACTCTTACTTCTACTTTCTTTTCAAATCTTTCACGTTTACGTGAGCTCGGCTTGTCGGATAAATCGAGAGTTGTGATAAAGATAGATGAGAACTGGATTCCTCCATTTCAGCTTGATTTTATCGATTTGATATCCTGCAGTCTCGGCCCTCATTTTCCAAAGTGGCTTAAGTTGCAAACGAATGTCTCATACTTCGATATTTCAAATAATGGTATTTCCGACAGCATTCCTTTTTCTTTCTGGAGCTCATTGTCATCCAATTGTTACTACTTGAATATGTCCTATAATCAGTTTTACGGAGTGCTCTCAAATCCACTAGATCGATTCCCTCGTCTTACAATAATGGACTTGAGTTCAAATCTCTTTGAGAGTGCTGTACCATCAGTGTATGCAGGCATAACGTATTTATATCTCTGA
- the LOC141608680 gene encoding receptor-like protein EIX2, with product MWISRLNLLRYLDLSGTNLTFVTNWMTIVNNLKSLNVLRMKSCQLPPDNPSSLTYVNSSSTLHFIDLSYNYFNDSSIFQWLFELPSITTQLVYLDLSVNKFHVPIPSEFGNLYSLSYLALFGNGFEGSVNKITGELSNLEQLYVEYNNFNDELADVIQSFVNCGNKKLIILELSVNSFRGAIPYSISSFSSLRELHLGYNNLTGKISQGIGQLTKLEILDVSSNSLEGTLTHAHFDKLLRLRKLDLSDNLRLVINMVADWIPPFQLDRILLTSCKLGPRFPKWLQLQTNFSEFNVSNTGIFDTIPFSFWNSFSSNLQTLDMSFNQFYGILPNLKLQTNFSNPFAVIDLSSNLFEGVIPSGFANTMSLYLNDNRFSNCSNFLCPKMESDLEVLDLSNNLFCEELSYCWMNFSQLKSLHLENNELWGRIPNSIGSLLYLEDLDLHNNNFSGPFPSAFKNYKSLVKLNIGNNLFSGNIPPWIGNASQFLTGLILRKNHFLGEIPESMCKLNYLQILDLAINNLSGVIPNCFGNFLAMKVIENQVRVHCAHGPPSLGCQLSDFESGVTTISWKKVEQKFKETIRFVKYIDLSSNELRGEIPYGISILNELESLDLSNNKLSGNIPFEIGNLTALELLDLSNNNLTGEIPPSLAKVTTLGIMNVSNNKLSGEIPVSTQLQSFDASSYAGNEGLCGAPLPSCSKDREPFNVPSGHNISVRNKDDDFGFLLGLYISVVLGFIVGFWGVCGTLVIKTSWRYAYFRFLDNIKDKIM from the coding sequence ATGTGGATTTCTCGCCTAAATTTGTTGAGATACCTTGATTTAAGTGGTACAAATCTTACTTTTGTCACGAATTGGATGACAATTGTTAACAATTTAAAATCCTTAAATGTTCTACGTATGAAATCTTGTCAACTTCCTCCCGATAATCCATCATCACTTACATATGTTAATTCATCGTCCACTCTCCATTTCATCGATCTTTCTTATAATTACTTCAATGACAGCTCAATATTTCAGTGGTTATTCGAGTTGCCTAGTATCACTACACAACTTGTATATCTTGATCTTTCCGTGAATAAATTTCATGTTCCCATCCCAAGCGAGTTCGGGAATTTATACTCCCTTTCGTATCTAGCCCTTTTTGGAAATGGATTTGAAGGGAGTGTTAATAAAATCACTGGTGAGTTATCCAACTTGGAACAACTCTACGTGGAGTATAATAACTTCAATGATGAGCTTGCAGATGTTATCCAATCTTTTGTTAATTGTGGCAACAAGAAACTAATAATATTAGAACTGAGCGTAAATAGTTTTCGGGGTGCAATTCCTTACAGTATTAGCTCATTTTCCTCGTTGAGGGAATTACACCTTGGGTATAACAATCTTACAGGCAAAATTAGTCAAGGTATAGGACAACTTACTAAGCTTGAAATATTGGATGTTTCCTCCAACTCTTTGGAAGGTACTCTTACCCATGCTCACTTTGATAAGCTTTTAAGATTACGCAAACTAGATTTGTCTGATAACTTGAGATTGGTAATAAACATGGTTGCGGATTGGATTCCTCCATTTCAGCTAGATAGAATCCTACTGACATCCTGCAAGTTAGGACCACGATTTCCAAAGTGGCTGCAGTTACAAACAAATTTCTCAGAATTTAATGTCTCAAATACAGGCATTTTTGACACTATTCCTTTTTCCTTCTGGAACTCGTTCTCATCCAATCTTCAAACCTTGGATATGTCTTTCAATCAATTTTATGGGATTCTCCCAAATCTGAAGTTACAAACAAATTTCTCAAATCCTTTTGCAGTAATAGACTTGAGTTCAAATCTGTTTGAAGGTGTTATACCATCAGGCTTTGCAAACACAATGTCTTTATACCTTAATGATAATAGATTTTCTAACTGCTCTAATTTCTTATGTCCCAAAATGGAAAGTGATTTAGAAGTGCTTGACTTGTCAAATAACTTATTTTGTGAGGAGCTTTCATATTGTTGGATGAATTTTAGTCAACTAAAAAGCCTACACTTGGAAAATAATGAATTATGGGGACGTATTCCCAACTCCATTGGTAGCTTGCTCTATCTTGAGGACCTTGACCTGCATAACAATAACTTTTCAGGTCCGTTTCCGTCTGCTTTTAAGAATTATAAGTCCTTGGTTAAGCTAAATATAGGAAACAATTTATTTAGTGGGAACATACCACCATGGATTGGTAATGCTTCTCAATTTTTAACTGGTCTTATCCTCCGAAAAAACCATTTTTTGGGAGAAATACCTGAAAGTATGTGCAAACTCAACTATCTCCAAATATTAGACCTTGCAATTAATAACCTCTCTGGTGTAATTCCCAATTGCTTTGGTAATTTTTTGGCGATGAAGGTGATAGAAAATCAAGTTAGGGTGCATTGCGCGCATGGTCCACCATCACTTGGCTGTCAATTGAGCGATTTCGAAAGCGGGGTTACAACTATTTCATGGAAAAAAGTGGAGCAGAAATTCAAAGAAACGATTAGGTTTGTTAAATATATTGATCTTTCGAGTAACGAGTTGAGGGGGGAAATTCCGTATGGGATATCAATTCTTAATGAACTCGAATCCTTGGATTTATCAAACAACAAATTGAGTGGTAACATTCCCTTTGAAATTGGAAACCTTACGGCTTTAGAGCTTCTTGATCTGTCAAATAACAATCTTACTGGAGAAATACCTCCAAGCCTTGCCAAAGTGACTACTCTAGGAATCATGAATGTATCCAACAATAAATTATCCGGGGAAATTCCAGTTAGCACTCAGTTGCAGAGCTTTGATGCGTCATCATATGCTGGAAACGAGGGGCTTTGTGGTGCACCACTCCCAAGTTGTTCGAAAGATCGAGAGCCTTTCAATGTACCCAGCGGACATAATATTAGTGTGCGAAACAAGGATGACGACTTTGGTTTTTTGCTTGGATTGTACATAAGTGTGGTGCTTGGGTTTATCGTCGGATTTTGGGGAGTTTGTGGCACTTTGGTTATCAAAACATCCTGGAGGTATGCCTATTTCCGGTTCCTTGACAACATCAAAGACAAGATCATGTGA